The Gossypium arboreum isolate Shixiya-1 chromosome 6, ASM2569848v2, whole genome shotgun sequence DNA window GGCAAAGGTAAGATCATTGAGTTCACCAAAGGTAAGGCCTGGAAGTTttgaaactcagtctgaaagcTACTCACCATATAAGAACAAACTGTGTCTTATATCTTCTATTACAAGTGAAGTGCCAAGCAGTTATAAGATGAGTGGCAGCAGAAGTAGTGCTTATCAGCAGAGATCCCCGAGCCTAAAGGGTGTGCCGGGTCCTGTCAAATCGAAGCGAACCTTAAAGGATCTTAGCTTTAACTCTGAGTGTTCGTTGCCTAATTGGGTGCAAGAAAGCACCTTTAGATGATTGATTCTTCCATTCTGGTTATTAGCTTGTGGTAGCCATTTGTACGGTTGTCGAAAATCGAAAATAATATCTACTGGAAGAAGATGAATTTGTAGAAAATGACAAGTAAGATCctgataataattttatttttttaacaaacaagtaacataaaaataaatgagAAGATTTagaattaaacactaaaattaaaagtaaaataaaataagaaaataaaatataagaaaatgaaCGAGGAAAAACTCTAGTcaaagtaaattatcaaattaatttaaagGTTTTATCGTTGATATAAAGATAAATGTCGATGTTCTTTAATAAATTGGTTATAATCATCGATTATCTCCTAGTAACGTAAACTCTTCTTAAGTTCTTGCTAAGTAAGACAACGTTATTAATTACTTCTGTTATTGATAAACAATCCTATAATAAtcacaatcaaaatttatttaagtACACAAATAATTATGCAATTATCACAAATATTAGAAACCAATCAATTGACCACTTGTCTAATTGATAAAGTAATTATTCTAAGCTATCGATAGCTGTAGGTATTTAACAAACTTAAACAATTGTAATTAAACCGGAAGACatgtaaatactaaaaaaaaGTAATGATTAAGATTAATTTGATCTCACACAAATATGTAGAATCAAACTTTAAATATTGCTTCAACTAGAAAAGAGAGTTTAAAATTCAtacaataaagaaaacaaaataaaactaagAATGGCTTGGCCTGAGTCTCCTTAATCTTAACCTAATCATGTCTAtttatatgacaaaaataatataatagagAAAATACAAAAGTATTGTTAATGAAATAgagttttttttttaggtttttaaGCTATTTTAGCATCAAACTTTCAGATCAACTTTGAATGACATTTTTGGGCTACATCCGTGCAACAATTCTAGATAGATCTTTTGATTCACTTTGAATCGATATATTATGAGCATAAAACAAAAGTCTGTAACTCAAGTTATGGTCAAAAtcaataatacataaaatataaatataaatagtaTTATAAcccacataaataatataattcaagACAAGAATAAATAGAAAATTACGCACTTAACACCATTCCTAGTTGTTGTGTTGGTTTTGAACACTAGATGCTAATTGAATGAATGAATCCAATTTCATGTATGAGCTAATTGCATCTACCCATACCAAGAATGTAACAGCCTAACAGGGCCACCCTACGAGCCCATCTCCATGACCCAAAAGAGTATTTGTGGTTTGTCATACTAGTAGTAGCACTTGATAACCCAAAATTAAGCAAAAGAAGGGCCTGAGGGACCTACATAAGAAAATATTACGTATGCATACATACATTATGAACATAATATTATGAATGGAACATTCACATCCTTAGAAGAGAAGAGAGGCCTACCTAAGTCAAGTGAAAACCAGTCAAATTCAGAAAATGCAGAGAAAAATATGGCCCATCATTCCTCAACATCCATTTCATCACTGAAAGTGAAAGAATTGACTGTTTTGGCATTTCAAAGCAACTCAGAATGTGGAAACAAAGAGAGCCTACTTAAAAACAGTAATGATTAAACATACCTCACTTTGGAATACTGTTCCTATATAAATTTTCTCCTCCTTCTTTAACAACTAAAACTGTGGGTAGCTATCACCAGGAAAATCAATGGAGGATCACAGTTTGTCaaattgtttttgtttctttctcttaatttctaaccaaaatttcaactcATTATAGCAAAAACCCTGCTGGTGgtatatatataaaactaaaGCAATAATGAACAGTTAGACTGTACCAAAATAAAAAACCATATCTAGTGCATCTATATATCAATACTTTGAAAATAAAGTAGCATCATGGAATCCTTGATTAACAGTACTATTCAAAGAAATGCTTGATAACTCAACAACTGAAGCTGTTCATTTCCATTGAAACAGAAACATAAATCATGGAACCCTTTCCATCACTGCTAAACTAGAGAGAAGTACTACTAGTTGGTGGAGCAGCTGCATACTGTCTATCCACGACATTGATGAGCTTGTTGGCTATGGCACAAGCATAAACCGAAGAGCCTTCGTATATCTGCATCGCGGACAGAAGCGATGGAATTATGACCATTCCAACAAAAATATACTCAAAATTGTCAAACATACATATGCTGGATAAAACAATATGTATGTGTAAGAGAGATGTTTACCTTGGTGTTGAAGAGAAAGCTGTAATAGTCACCAATATTGCCACCAGCAACATGTTGGAGGTCCAACTGAAGCTCATCAAGGAGTCTGGACACAAACAGCAAGCAGTTGATCTTCTTTCTTTGAACAAGTTTGATGGTAACTTCATCATCAACGATGCGTACATCAACCTCAGAATCCTTAGACTTCCTTTGAAGCCAAGAACTCCTCAAGGAAGTATTATAGCATTGGTCTGGATCACCTAAAGGCTTGCACTCCACATCCCCTGCATCAGCAGCACTAGCCGCATCTTCAGTCTTAAGCCTTTTGCTCCTTTCTTGGCCGCATCTCTTTTTGTCCACCAGTATTTGAAGCTCACGAACAGTTCCAAGAAGTTCCTTGATGTACTTAATAGCATCGTCAACTATGGATGCTCTATCATTCTTGGTTATAGGCAATGAAATTTATGTTTCCCCCACCACCAAAGAAACATATTAACAAACACCAAAAGAATGAAACATTGTTAGTGCAATTGTCATAAAAGAAACAGGCTGTTTAAGGATGAAGTGGTTGGTGATGTACCTTGCTGGGACTAGGGACCATTGTCCTTAAAGCCTGGTACTTGTCATTTAGATGGACTCTCCTTTCCCTCTCAGTGGCAAAGTGTTTGGTGGTTTTGCCAGCTTTATCCCTGTCTTTGGCACGGCCTGCCATAGAGATGTCCCTGGTGAACTGAATTATGCCATTGTCCCCATCATGATAAAGTCCTCCAACCCCAGCGGCATCTTTGTCATCAGCTGGAAAGGTGTAGCCATGCGGCAGAGACTGCAGCAGCTCCCTGAAAACAGGGGGTTGAGGAGGCAGGTTGAGATGGAAAAGTGGGTCGTACACAACAGAAGGGGAGCCAGGTGTGGTTTCAAAGGAAATGGAGGGATTAGGGAGGAAAGAGCATCTAGGTAAATGGAAAAGGCTGAGAAGGTCAGGTGTAGTAGTGTAAGCACCGGCGGCAGCGGTGGCGGCAGCATCAGCTTCTGGGGATGAAGAAGATGGCAGCACATTGAAACTTTCCCAATGGGACTGATCATAAGGAAGGTCCTGAGTTAGATAGGGAATCAAATGGGAATGACTGTTGGTAGTATTATCAAGCAAGTAGTGTTGGTGGGGTTCCATATCCAAGGCGGCGGAGGCATCCTCATGGTGATGGTGATTGTAAGAAGAGACATTAAGGGTGTCTTCCAAACTGTTGTGACAGTTGGTGGGGGTGGGCCCTGGCAACCCCATCAGTTCCTGACAATCTGGGATGGAGTGAGGATCAAAGCAACCACTCTCCTCGTACACCTTCATTGTTGTTCTTCTTTCTGGTCTCAAAGTATCCCTTTAGAAAACAAGATGAATTAGtataagaagaaaagaagaaacatTGTATATGTTGGATTACTGCAGAATAGATACAAACCTTTGAAAGGGAAGAAATGGGTTCAAAAATGGGTGGTAATGATAGTGAAAGAGGGAGAAAGGAAGAGAGAGGATGGATGGCTTTGATTGTTTCCTGCGTGCCTGACTGCCTGCCTGTCAGCCAGCCAGCCAGCCTTGTGGGATATATCGTGCCCGACTCTAGTTTGTTAGTTTAGTTATCAATGGATTTCAGCAAGTCTCTCCTTGTAACTGTCAATTTTTTCCCCCTTTAATATATCATTTTTTACTTAACTAGAAAACATTtgagtttaatttaattaattaatcgttattaatttttttaaaaacatcatttaataatttttaatatttaaaatttcaacaaatctttatattaaattaattctaataGTAATTATTCCGACATGTATTATTCGTGATTAAATATATTCCATAtctactgttttttttttttttttatctctctCCCATGCAAACAGCTCGCCCCAACTAACTCACCCCCAATCAGTTAGCCTTCATTTTCAACCTCCATGATTATTTCTTTTTGTAAGTTTGTCTATGTAATAGTATTATTGGAAATTAGGGTTATtagatttcataaaaaaaaaattactttgaTATACATACAcataaaacaataattaaaaaaagtactaaattgaaaaaaattagacattacattgttttaattaaaagaaaagttgAGCATCGGTCTATAAAATACGAAATGTATTAATATAAAGAGAGTAGAGCATTATATGGTACTACCTTCTTCCCTTTCCAATCAGTTCATGCAAAGTTTGTGCCAACATTTTTAATACAAAACATTAACATAAAAGGATATGcacttttaaataatatatattaaccaaccatCAATGCTAAAAATTGTAACCCTACCCTACTACAATTTTAACATCTTAATACTCTAGTTATTATTTACATTATTCATAAATTGTAtttgtattaaaaatatttttaatttataaataataatttatcataatacaaaagtttaaaaaaaacgtgtggtaattaaaagttaaaaaaaactaAACCATATAAACATCcttcatttatattttattaattgtgggtgctaattaatatttttattatttaaagaaATTTTTTATATCTGTATTATCAATGCATTAAATGcaaatttataaatatagatATTATTATAAAACTAAAAGCAGAATACAAAGATTGAGAGAAAAAAAGACAAAGAAATGAAATGACGATTCAACTTTCACTTGGGATATTAAAAAAGGTTATAACTACCCTCTATTTATAGCGCCTCAATCACCATAGgttacaaacatataattaacataacCTATAAATTTTTAAGGATTACAAGAAAATGAATTCTCGAGGATTATGGGAGTTATATGGACATCCATTTTACAACACTCCTCCTTCGATGTCCATCAATGAAAGtgtgcctcgttaaaaccttattaggaaaaattCTGTcagataaaaacctaatgaaggaaaaagagtacacaatctctTATTACAATTTGTCTCATTAAAAACCTTTATTAGAAAAACCCAATGGGGCAAAACCTTAGTTAAAATAAAAGAGTGCAACGTGTATTTGACTCTCCCAAATGACAACATCACATTACATCTTTGAGTCGACGCATTCCAATGTCTACgtgttggagaagaactaaatcttACTAACAAGCTTACAACGAAAGCAATATCAAGTCTTCTGttgtttgcaagatacatcaataCCCTTATGGTATTTAGATATGGTGCTTCAAGACCAAGAAGCTCTTCATCATTCTCACAAGGACAAAATTtatctttattcacatctaacgaTCATATAACCATCAGGGTATTCAAGAGATGTGCTTTATctatgtaaaatttctttaagataTTTTTCATATAAGTGGACTAATGGAAATGAATTCCATATGTTAAATGCTCGATCTGCAGGCAaagacaaaactttgtttttccaaaATCTTTCATCttaaattctttctttaaataatttactaCATTTTAAAGCTATTcaggagttccaataatatttagtTAATCAACATAAACAACAATTATCACAAAATTTAATCCGGacatttttataaaaacacatggATAAATTGGACGATTTTTATAACCtttttttaacaaatattcactAAGACTATTTTACCACATACGTTCAaattgttttaatccatataaatttttctttaatctgatcGAACAATTTTTTtgagaaactctatatctttctaGGATTTTaaatcctttagggattttcatataaatttcattatTAAGTGTACCACACAAATAGGCTGTAACAACATCCATTAAACgcatgtcaagtttttcacgTGCTACCATACTAATAAGGTATCTAAACATGATTGTATCCACCATAGGAGAATATGCCTCTTCGTAATCAAGTTGAGCCTTTTGTAAAAATCCTTGTGCTATAAGTTGTGCTTTATATCTTAtaacttcatttttctcatttcgtTTTCGCACAAATACTCATTTATATCTTACCAAATTTAAATCTTTATGTGTTTGAACTACATGTCCAAAAACCTCACGTTTAGAAAGTAAATtcaattctacttgaattgtgtctttccattttggccaatcttTTTTATTTCTACATTCCTCAATAGATCTAGGCTCAAGatctttgttttcttttgatATTTCAATAGAAACATTATAAGCAAATTTGTTATCAAcaactatatattttcagttctaTTTTTTTCTTGAAGTAATATAATTTATCTAGATCTCTTCGTTATCACCATTTTCAGGTACTTAAATCTCTTTTgggttattattattagttatatcTTTAGCCTTTTATTGGGCACTTGTCTTCACAATATGACCATCTTgaatattttctcttttccttttacgAGAACTTTTATCTTTGGAATCGACTGATCTTTCTTGCTTTAGGCGTGGATTACTTTCTTTTACACTAACAGTTTACCCTATTGGGACATCAATTTGTATTGGAGCATTTTCAGCTAGTAtgtgagattttgtaattctctttAGGTAAGTAAATGAATCTGATAGCttttttgtaaaataaattatctaCTGAACTTCTGGTTCACATTGCTTTTTACAAGGATTTTAGATAATGATAATTCATTCTAAGTATTTTTTTCATCCAATTTTTTactctctccccctaatgttgggaaaactATCTCATAATAATTGGCAACTTATGTCATAACTAAATCTCCAATTAATATCTCAAAGATATTTATTAACAAAAGGAGATTTATATCAATGTACATTCCCAACCTTCTATGAGGACTCAATCATCTTTGTGCGTTTTGGTGGAGCAATTGAAACATATATCGTACATTCAAAAATTCTAAGATGAGAACTATTTGGCTCATGACCAAAAGCCAATTGTAATAGGGGgtatttattataatttgttgGCTTGATGCGCACAAGTACTGCTGCATGCAAAATAGCATATCCCTAAGTTGTAATAGGgagttttgttctcataagtaatggtctAGCTATTAGTTGGCGGCGTTTAATAAACAATTTAGCTAAATCGTTTTATGCGTGAACATAagctacaggatgttcaacttttatcttaATCAATATATaataatcattgaaaacttgggacataaactcaccaacattagcaaaatgaattgtatgaaattaattatttaaagaaGCAATCTCGCAAATTATAGTTTGTGAGTTGATATcatatatgtgattattttgtagatacatctaccaaaatcatatactatcagaaccatccacatggtggatgaatgagcccatattcatttaagaaatgcaagacattaaatctcaactttagctagtgagtttctaataatcaattttcattgagaacaagcaacacatgagaattcttttaaattaaagaatcttttggttctttaatgaaAATCCATATGAATTCTTGATTAATTTTCTCACCATATATTATCTGAGATGACCTAACCAATCATGACAAAAATAAAAGTATGGGGTTCTACAAACTTCTGGTTTATAGCAACATGTGTCTTAATTTcactaatatgtgtataatataaacCTGATGAAAAAACAGGTAGTCTTCCCAAATCATATTTCTTTTCACATTCAATATATAGATACTCAATAAATTTTTTTCTCATTTATCCTTGGTATGGTTTCTATTTCAGCGAATATCTATAAAGCTAAATTTATTTGAGACTTAGATGAAAACAATGCATCACCTGTAATATATTTTAACCCTGAAATAATATTATCATAGCTCTTCTAGAGCCTTTTATTACTTTAGTTTAGTATTTAGCTAATATGATATTAAATGAGAATAACCTTTTACCTTTAAAAATGGAATATGTTGTAGCAAAATCTACGTGACATATGTCTTTGTTCTTGAGTTTAacgaaagaataaaaaaaatcatatttttcttTAAAGGAAAACATTGTTTAAAAAATATTACAAATagtcataaaaaataaataaaactatttCTTATGAATGAAAATTAAAAACAGACAAACGAGCTATACCATTAAGGCCTTTAAAATCATCATCCTTGTATACATGGTTAGCTTTAGCAtcataataaaaattttcatcttttgtCGAAAAATTAttatccatttcatcattttggaTAACAAAGTTTGTCTCTATAttgtttctcttcttttttttaatgGATTCTTTGATAAAATTTCACTAGATGTTTAAAAGTAGGACAGGTATGTGACCAACACATTTCATACTACATTGGTAACATGGATTTTCAATAACCTTCAAATATTTTGACCACAATTTTCTTGTTTTTCATTAGTATTCTTTTTTCTAGTGGTTAGAAGTACCACTATTATAACCACCATGATAATAGTTATTAGTACGACTCCAACCACATCCTCAATTACAACGAAAATCACGATCTCTATgttttcatttttcataattgTTATGTACTACTACATTTACTTCGGGGAATTGAGCAAAACTAAGGGAAGAATTTCATGGTTTTTTATCAATAACTTATTATTTTACTTAGCCACTAGAAGGTATAAGATCGTTTCAAAACATTTTTAAAGTCTTTTCACAATATTGTTATTGTAGGAGCACATTATATATTTCAATCATATAAGTGTAATGTATTCCTTTGgggaatatatataatacaaatacACAAGTATCTCATGTTATTTCTATATATGATTTTAATGTAAAACACATAAATGTTTCCTTCAATATATATCTTCTTAAtctgaaaaataatattatattttaaaaattttgcatcacAAAGAGGTAAAATATTAGCTCTTAAAAAGTATTTTACAGTTTGATGCAATATTATTTGCTCTTTAGAAGCATctaatcattttattatataaccttaatgaatgtttaattttattttaaataatatacaatTTTGTCCTTCTTTTCAacataaacgataaaattttctaatattcaaaaactttatttattcatgtaaaaataaaatgaataggtataaaaatatatatattaaacataacaaataataaattcatgttactaataaatcaccataattagataatttttttatataccaTAATGcaacaaaatacaaaatattataatgtCGATTAAAGTAAATTTACAACtataaaagtttaaatataaACATTTTCTAACCTCTACTGTTATggcataattttattttaaattttacaataatCATGAAAATATCCAAACAGGTGAATATCTCAAAATTCATAACAAGTTAAAACTTTTACCCCATTCCACAATAATCATATAtcttaatcaaaattaaaattaaaccaatcaattctattaaaaatgaacaaaaaataaaaatatttagctCCACATAAAAATCCCAATAACTAAATACGTGAAAGGTTTTATAAATTCATAGAGATACGAATAGAGAATtatataaattgaaatttttaacagaaatcaaatcaaattccAAAAGAAGTTGATTACACTTCTTACATTACTATGGATAAGTAGTAGTGATTATAAGCATCCTTTGTAATGAAGAGAAAGAGATCATTCCCAAACAAATATCAAATAGAGAGATCATTCCCAAACAAATATCAAATAGCCATGGTTCTAATGATCCTTAaaccaaaaaattaaatttcaatatacatAGATTCTAACAAAATTTTGACACAAACTAAGAACATATTACTCTCGAATAAAACCGTACTGACAACGTATTATAAAACTTAAAGAAGAATACAAATATAAGAGAGAAAGAAAGACAAAGAAATGAAAGGATGGTTCAACTTTCACTTGTGCTATCAAAAAGTTTATACATGACCTCTATTTATAGAGCCTCAATCACCATAGGTTACAAATATATAATTAAAGTATCCTATAAATTTTTAGGGTTGCAAGAgtaacaagaaaaaaaaattcttaaaggTTATGGAAGTTATATAGACAtccattttaatatatatatatatatatgtatatatattaatttaaggatttttattttaaataagaaATTGCACATTCGTCAATTTCTCAACAACTCTTTAACTAACCGGAAATGCTCGAAACATTAAGAACCCAATGACCACTATTTATTTCTCTAATTGTTTTGCTTCTtataatcttttttttctttggttAAAATATCTCATAGGTCCTTGTATTCTTCATAAATTtagactttatttattttatttttatttttaaaatttagtctctttgcttttttaatttcaagaattcaggtccaattgttaacactattaattttttgttaaatttattgttgtgacattttttaaataaaatactcACTTGGTAACAATATAACTAAAAATGACGTTTTAATGaacctaaatttaacaaaataattttaacactATTAGCAATtggatctaaattttaaaatctaaaaatagagtgattaaatttctaaaaataaaaaatagagactaaattttaaatttattaagagTCTAGGGACTTATTTTTACCTATTGCTTTTAGTTAGTTAGTTTGGGAAGGAAAGCAAACCAAGAAATCATTGATTGAAGCAAAAGTATGTATTGCACATATACAAAATATATTGTCGGTATCCAATCCTTGAGGAAAATTGGGAAGAACAAAAACAAGTACATATATAATCGAGATTTCGTGTAAGTTAAAAATTATTACCAATTACCTATATttctgaaatttaaaaaaatattaatctattatatattatgtgatataaattttttaattaaattaatgttcAATTAACTTGTGACATGAATAAAATAAACCTAAAAGTTATCTAAGAGGCAAATAATAGCCTTACCCAAAAACtgtaaaattactttacaaatcctttaaaaattacaaattaatatAATAGTAAATTTGTATTTTACTTCCCGTATAATTGAATCCTGCTACCCACTTAATTTTTTCCGGTTGTGTGGgtgaaaagaataaaaatatttaagcaaTTATTTTTTGGAAAAGAGTAATATtatcaataataaaaataaataattttgttaattatattttaattgtgTTGAAAAGGTTGAGACAGTTGGCTCTTGAGGTGCCAAAGTTTAAATCTAgagtgaaattttattttttttaaaaggttaaattacCTAAATAATCTTACTAATATAAATTtagttgtttgttttattttaattgattggTGTGATGAGATCTCTAATTAACTTTGTATTATGAGTTAATCAGGTAATAATTAAGTCAAGAAATGACTTAAAAAATTGttctttttacaaattaagtTATATTTGTTAATGGCAGTTTTACCTATCAATTACGATACCAACAGTAACTACAGACATAGTTGGTAATATGAtaacatttatcttatttgttggTATATTTGACCAAAGTATCCTGGTTATTTATTTCCAGGccataaaataaagaaaacaaaatcatATAATGTAGAAAATACAAAAGTGTCCTTAATAAAATAAAGTAGAGttttttttaaggttttttaGTTATTTTCGCCTTAAACTTTCAGACCATTTTTAAACGTCTTCTTCTGTAAAAACAACTTTAGATAGATCTTTTAATTTtcttcgaatcaatttatcataggTCCAACACGGAAGTccgtaactcaagttatgaccaaaattaataataaattaaatatacatataaataatataatttaagataAGAAATATCATATTACTTACCACCTTTCCTAGTTGTTGTGTTGGTTTTGAACACTAGATGCTACGTAAACAATTGAATGAATGAATTTAGTTTCGTGTATTGTCTAATTGCATTCACCCATACCAAGAATGTAACAAGGCCATCCTATGAGCTCATCTCAGAGTATTTGTGGTTTGATAATCCGAAATTAAGCAAAAGAAGGGCCAGAGAGACGTACCTAAGAAAATATTATGTATGCATGCTGTAAAGGCCCAAATTTGCCTGGCCCGCCAAAAaaccaaaatagaaaataaacaaaaaaagtcCAAATCTTAAATGTCCAGTTACAAATTACAAgcctaaaaaataattaaaattacaacccaaaaaaaTTGAAGTCCCAGTGACCCAAAATGTTTAAACATTTTCGAAAAAGCCTAACCCTAGCTCCTTTTTGGTCTCCGCACTCCACACGCCTCCGTCAACGTGCCCACAGCCCGAGGACTGCCTCTTTGCACCAGAATGACAAAATCTGCCTCCGTTGACCCCAGTACCTGCAAAGAAAATAGACAGAAAACAGAGCAAAGGAAATGGCTAAACAGTTGTAAACTGGCTATAAAAGCCTTCACCAAATTGTAATATGGACAAAAAGATACAAAAAAATACAGAGAAGAAATTGATCATATTTTCAAGAGGtgatttgtttctttatttttatttttattttttaggcataaaaatacaaaaaaagaagaagaaaacttaCTAGTATGTTCTGAATCCCACCGCCGCGAGTGGAGGAGGTCATCGTTCCCGATGATGGATGGTTCTCTTTGGTAAAACGAAAGAGAAACCAAAGGGATTCTTTTGGGTTTTTCTCTTTTTGGTTGAGTTTTTGCGAAAAACAACCCCAGATCCAGGTTTTACGTGTCGGAGCGCTCAAAATGGGGGTTTTTGGTGAACTCCACGGCGGCCACCGTCTCCGACGGCCGGTGGCCACGGCGGTGTTTGATGACTGAACCTAGTGGCTTTGAGAGAAATGGGAAAGAActtttagagttttttttttaaacaaggttaaaatgaaaatttaaaaaaaaaactttgatttAAATAGCAGTTGTGAAACGATGCCGTTTTACTTAGGCCCTTTAACGCCAAAACGGCGTTGTTTTGGGGGTAGACCCGAGACCTGATCCGCATGGCTAGTATCCGCGTGTTTTCTAGCTTATGGGGTTATTTGTATGGTCGGCCCTTCCACTTTTTTGcccattttcaatttaatcctgtttttttttgctttttaattttaCCCTGTGATTTTTGCATTGTTTCATTTTAGTCCATATTGGAATTGTGCGTTTTGAAAGACAGGGAATATTTTCCATTTTGGTCCTTCCTTTTTATTAGTGCATTACGATTAGGTCCTTCACCTATTCCTCCCCTAAAATTTTGTTTGGCTTTCAATTTcagtccttattttattttattttatttttaaaatacttttacatttttatattttatattttattatttaaaattttgcttTTAAGTTCACTTTAATCTTGTTTTAATCCTTAAATCTATTTTATTTCAACCTTTCCacaaactttttattttatttattattatttcttcttCCTTTTACATTAAAAAATAGATTATTCATACTTTTTTTAATTATGcattttattattgttgttattattttaa harbors:
- the LOC108485783 gene encoding transcription factor bHLH91-like, which encodes MKVYEESGCFDPHSIPDCQELMGLPGPTPTNCHNSLEDTLNVSSYNHHHHEDASAALDMEPHQHYLLDNTTNSHSHLIPYLTQDLPYDQSHWESFNVLPSSSSPEADAAATAAAGAYTTTPDLLSLFHLPRCSFLPNPSISFETTPGSPSVVYDPLFHLNLPPQPPVFRELLQSLPHGYTFPADDKDAAGVGGLYHDGDNGIIQFTRDISMAGRAKDRDKAGKTTKHFATERERRVHLNDKYQALRTMVPSPSKNDRASIVDDAIKYIKELLGTVRELQILVDKKRCGQERSKRLKTEDAASAADAGDVECKPLGDPDQCYNTSLRSSWLQRKSKDSEVDVRIVDDEVTIKLVQRKKINCLLFVSRLLDELQLDLQHVAGGNIGDYYSFLFNTKIYEGSSVYACAIANKLINVVDRQYAAAPPTSSTSL